From a region of the Nonlabens sp. Hel1_33_55 genome:
- a CDS encoding ABC transporter ATP-binding protein gives MTRSSSNNLQIDVKGLNLSFKNGIRYTQVLHNIDIQLYKNEILAVVGESGSGKSVASKILMGLLDSKHIKVDAKKAIVLEKDVLEMERGEWSRFRGSEISMIFQEPMSSLNPTKTCGEQVAEILKIHTQLNSNQRKHNVLELFNKVKLPQPELTYQKYPHEISGGQMQRVMIAMAVACKPKILIADEPTTALDVTVQKEIMLLLKSLQQEYGLSILFISHDLSLVRSIADRIMVMYQGRMVETNEAQSLFDDPQEQYTKALIAARPETDRRLKRLPTIKDFMEKRIVDKVESNAQRNERHSALYDSKPILKVNNVVKDYALKKKLFQTQQYYRAVDEVSFELYKGESLGLVGESGCGKSTLGNMILGLLPITSGQILIDDHDISKISSNALRKLRKKIQIIFQDPFASLNPRIRIGDAIMEPMKWHGIGSSDKDRRHRVEKLLERVGLEAGYYNRYPHEFSGGQRQRIGIARAVALEPELIVCDESVSALDISVQAQVLNLLNEFKEDLGFSYIFISHDLSVVKYFCDRVIVMNKGKIEEENEADELYLNPQKEYTKKLIDAIP, from the coding sequence ATGACCAGATCATCATCAAATAATCTTCAAATTGATGTGAAGGGCTTGAACCTTTCCTTCAAAAATGGCATTAGATATACTCAAGTATTGCATAATATCGACATCCAGCTTTACAAGAATGAAATTCTGGCGGTAGTTGGTGAATCGGGTAGCGGTAAGTCGGTTGCCAGTAAGATTTTGATGGGTTTGCTTGATAGTAAGCATATTAAGGTAGATGCAAAAAAGGCCATAGTTCTAGAGAAAGATGTTTTGGAGATGGAACGTGGTGAATGGTCACGCTTTCGCGGAAGCGAGATCTCCATGATCTTTCAAGAGCCCATGAGCTCGCTCAATCCCACGAAAACTTGTGGTGAACAAGTTGCTGAAATCTTAAAGATTCATACGCAACTTAACTCTAATCAGCGCAAACATAATGTCCTTGAGCTTTTCAATAAAGTAAAGCTCCCACAACCTGAGCTGACTTATCAAAAGTATCCTCATGAAATTAGTGGTGGTCAAATGCAACGTGTGATGATTGCGATGGCCGTCGCCTGCAAACCGAAGATCTTGATTGCAGATGAACCAACGACCGCGCTAGATGTTACGGTACAGAAAGAAATTATGCTACTGCTCAAATCGCTGCAGCAAGAATATGGATTGAGTATTCTTTTCATCTCTCACGATTTGTCGCTTGTAAGATCTATAGCAGATCGTATTATGGTGATGTATCAAGGCCGTATGGTAGAAACCAATGAAGCTCAATCACTATTTGATGATCCACAGGAACAATATACCAAAGCTCTTATTGCTGCCAGACCAGAAACAGATCGCAGATTAAAGAGACTGCCTACCATCAAGGATTTCATGGAAAAGCGTATCGTTGACAAGGTTGAATCCAATGCTCAAAGAAATGAGCGTCATTCAGCTTTATATGATAGCAAACCGATATTGAAAGTAAATAACGTTGTCAAAGATTATGCTCTAAAGAAAAAACTCTTTCAAACCCAACAATATTATCGAGCAGTCGACGAGGTGAGTTTTGAACTTTATAAAGGAGAAAGTTTAGGTCTAGTTGGGGAAAGCGGTTGCGGTAAAAGTACGTTGGGTAACATGATTCTTGGATTGCTTCCCATAACCAGTGGCCAGATTCTTATTGATGATCATGATATCAGTAAGATCTCGTCGAACGCTCTTAGAAAGTTGCGCAAAAAAATACAGATCATTTTTCAGGATCCTTTTGCCTCGCTTAACCCGCGTATTAGAATAGGCGATGCGATCATGGAACCCATGAAATGGCATGGTATAGGTAGCAGCGATAAAGACCGCAGACATCGCGTGGAAAAATTACTGGAACGTGTAGGCCTAGAGGCTGGTTATTATAATCGTTATCCTCATGAGTTTAGTGGTGGACAACGTCAGCGCATTGGTATTGCTCGAGCAGTAGCCCTAGAACCAGAGTTGATTGTGTGTGATGAATCAGTGAGTGCTCTGGACATAAGCGTTCAGGCTCAGGTGCTCAATCTATTGAATGAGTTTAAGGAAGATCTGGGTTTCTCATACATCTTTATTTCTCATGACTTGAGCGTTGTCAAATATTTTTGCGACCGCGTTATTGTGATGAATAAAGGTAAAATTGAAGAAGAGAATGAAGCTGATGAACTCTATTTGAATCCACAAAAAGAGTATACTAAAAAGCTGATTGACGCAATCCCTTAA
- a CDS encoding CocE/NonD family hydrolase, with translation MKNIFVSILLVVGFAFAKAQSSSTYIQDNYTKTSQYIPMRDGTKLYTVIYAPKDTSKKYPIMMQRTCYSVAPYGEDEFKTSLGPNKFMMEDGYIFVYQDVRGRWMSEGTFNNMTPNIPGNDVKNTTDIDESSDTYDTVDWLVKNLKNTNKKVGQWGISYPGFYTAAALPDAHPALVASSPQAPIGDFFFDDFHHMGATLQSYLMAYPVFGHQTEGPTTESWYTDKWDNMNAAGNTKDSYAYNMALGPLKNVTENIYPDNEFWKQVTEHPNYDEFWQKRAITNHFQDVNHAVMTVGGWFDAEDLYGPLTIYKNVERNNPKNKNNTIVMGPWSHGNWARETGTQMVNHIVFGDSISTFYQRNIETPFFEHHLKGKANPNLPEAYMFDTGLKQWEQFDVWPPKQDQIVFGFSQNGKLLMNKAADEDASFDYVSDPLNPVPFRSEITPVTFTPRAYMTDDQRHASRRPDVLTFQTDVLENDTRLAGEIQANLEVILQDITDADFIVKVIDVYPDDMKNDEKTPDHITLAGYQQLVRAETFRGRFRNDFSKPEAFVEGQKTSVNFPLQDVLHTFKTGHRIMIQIHSTWFPYIDRNPQKYVDNIFEASEEDFTKGTVKILGSSEVSVGKRPEFEIMNSSPKN, from the coding sequence ATGAAAAACATATTTGTTTCTATACTGTTGGTCGTTGGGTTCGCTTTCGCGAAAGCGCAATCCTCATCCACCTACATACAAGATAATTACACTAAAACCTCGCAATACATTCCCATGCGTGATGGTACCAAATTGTACACCGTCATCTATGCACCTAAAGACACTTCAAAGAAATATCCCATCATGATGCAACGCACCTGTTACAGTGTGGCGCCTTATGGTGAGGATGAGTTCAAAACTTCATTGGGACCCAATAAATTCATGATGGAAGATGGGTACATTTTTGTTTATCAAGATGTGCGTGGTCGCTGGATGAGTGAAGGAACTTTCAATAACATGACTCCTAATATTCCTGGAAACGACGTCAAGAATACAACCGATATCGACGAGAGTTCTGACACGTATGATACGGTTGACTGGCTCGTAAAGAATCTAAAAAACACCAACAAAAAAGTAGGCCAATGGGGAATTTCCTATCCAGGATTCTACACGGCCGCTGCGCTACCAGATGCGCACCCAGCGTTAGTGGCATCATCACCTCAAGCACCTATTGGTGATTTTTTCTTTGACGACTTTCATCACATGGGCGCCACACTTCAAAGTTATTTGATGGCCTACCCAGTTTTTGGCCATCAAACTGAAGGTCCAACAACTGAAAGCTGGTATACTGATAAATGGGATAACATGAACGCGGCTGGAAATACAAAAGATTCCTATGCCTACAACATGGCTTTAGGCCCACTTAAAAACGTGACTGAAAATATCTATCCAGACAATGAATTCTGGAAGCAAGTAACAGAGCATCCTAACTATGATGAGTTCTGGCAAAAGCGCGCCATAACCAACCATTTTCAAGATGTTAACCATGCAGTTATGACTGTAGGCGGCTGGTTTGATGCAGAGGATTTGTATGGACCACTCACCATCTATAAAAATGTAGAACGCAACAACCCAAAGAACAAGAACAACACCATCGTTATGGGGCCATGGAGCCATGGCAACTGGGCAAGAGAGACTGGAACGCAAATGGTGAACCATATCGTTTTTGGCGATAGCATCTCAACTTTTTACCAGCGTAATATTGAGACACCGTTTTTTGAGCATCATTTAAAAGGAAAAGCAAACCCAAATCTTCCAGAAGCTTACATGTTTGACACAGGTTTGAAGCAATGGGAACAATTTGATGTATGGCCACCTAAGCAGGATCAGATCGTTTTTGGATTTAGTCAAAACGGTAAATTGCTAATGAATAAAGCGGCAGATGAGGATGCTAGTTTTGATTATGTGAGCGATCCCTTGAATCCAGTGCCGTTTAGAAGCGAGATCACACCGGTGACCTTCACGCCACGTGCGTACATGACAGATGACCAGCGTCATGCTTCAAGACGACCAGACGTACTCACTTTCCAGACTGATGTTTTGGAAAATGACACGAGACTTGCTGGCGAGATTCAGGCAAATCTTGAGGTCATTCTACAAGACATTACAGATGCTGATTTTATTGTCAAGGTGATTGACGTCTATCCAGACGATATGAAAAATGATGAAAAGACTCCAGACCACATCACGCTTGCAGGCTATCAACAACTTGTAAGGGCAGAAACCTTTAGAGGTAGATTCAGAAATGATTTTTCAAAGCCTGAGGCTTTTGTAGAAGGTCAAAAAACATCGGTTAACTTTCCGTTGCAGGATGTGTTGCATACCTTCAAAACGGGCCACCGCATCATGATCCAGATTCATAGCACTTGGTTTCCATACATCGATAGAAACCCACAAAAGTATGTGGACAACATTTTTGAAGCCAGCGAGGAAGATTTTACTAAAGGAACGGTCAAAATCTTGGGTTCTAGCGAGGTAAGCGTTGGTAAGAGACCAGAGTTTGAGATTATGAATTCCAGCCCTAAAAACTAA
- a CDS encoding M13 family metallopeptidase, with amino-acid sequence MKNHWSAMRSMVILAIVISLASCKEEQETEIAEANSYPGIDFTAMDTLVSPKNDFYRYVNGTWVDSTEIPADQTVWGGFNKLRKDTDADVLAILNKAENDENLDPSSDQAKAVYVFQSIMDTENRDKTGYQPLLPYLDQIDAVENINELPKLLADLSAYGVNGLVSFYVGPDAKDTNMNVAQLGTGSLGMDREYYVEQDEDSKQKLKEYERHVARMLTLTGTDELAAGKQAASIVSFEGKLAKPMLDKVASRNPLLSYNPMPKESLKKLVPAMDWKTYFDEIGVKDFDTIIVSQPGYLKAIQPMIAQKNLAVIKDYLKWTMINQAAGSLSTTLEDANWDFYSKTMGGAVEQEPMEERALDVVNGTVGEALGKLYVDEKFPKEAKDKALEMIDYVKKAYEVRINALDWMSADTKKKAIDKLNGMTIKIGYPDKWKDYSAMEITSPEKGGTLFDNMMAVIQWNREDNLDNLGEPVDKSEWFMSPQTVNAYYNPYYNEIVFPAAILQPPFYDYNADAAINFGGMGAVIGHEISHGFDDTGARFDAAGNMTNWWTDEDNTKFEGLGTNLADQYSAIEVMPEVFINGKFTLGENIGDLGGVNAAYDALEMWLEDKGRPEKDIDGYTQEQRFFISWATVWRTKMRDEALQQRIKGDVHSPGMYRGYVPLQNIQAFYEAFDIKEGDGMYVKPEDRVIIW; translated from the coding sequence ATGAAAAACCATTGGAGTGCTATGAGATCGATGGTGATCCTAGCTATAGTAATCAGTTTAGCTTCATGCAAGGAAGAACAAGAAACCGAAATCGCAGAAGCAAATTCCTATCCAGGCATCGATTTCACCGCCATGGATACACTCGTTAGTCCTAAAAATGACTTTTACAGATACGTAAATGGAACCTGGGTGGACTCTACAGAAATTCCTGCAGACCAGACCGTTTGGGGTGGTTTCAACAAGTTGAGAAAAGACACAGATGCTGACGTACTTGCCATTCTAAACAAAGCAGAAAATGACGAGAATCTAGATCCATCTTCTGATCAAGCCAAAGCCGTCTACGTCTTTCAATCCATCATGGATACAGAAAATCGCGACAAGACTGGCTACCAGCCATTGCTTCCTTATTTAGATCAAATTGATGCCGTAGAAAACATCAATGAGTTACCTAAGTTGTTGGCAGATCTTTCTGCTTATGGAGTGAACGGATTAGTTTCTTTCTATGTAGGTCCAGATGCTAAGGATACCAACATGAATGTGGCTCAATTAGGTACTGGTAGTTTAGGTATGGATCGTGAATATTATGTAGAGCAGGATGAGGACAGCAAGCAGAAGCTCAAAGAATATGAAAGACATGTAGCACGTATGCTCACACTAACAGGAACAGATGAACTTGCCGCTGGCAAGCAGGCAGCTTCCATAGTGTCCTTTGAAGGTAAGCTAGCAAAACCTATGCTTGATAAAGTAGCAAGTAGAAATCCGCTGCTTTCTTATAATCCTATGCCTAAAGAAAGCTTGAAAAAGCTAGTTCCAGCGATGGATTGGAAAACGTATTTTGATGAGATAGGTGTCAAAGATTTTGATACTATTATCGTCTCTCAGCCAGGTTATTTGAAGGCCATACAACCTATGATCGCACAAAAAAATCTAGCAGTAATCAAGGATTATCTCAAATGGACCATGATTAATCAAGCGGCTGGTAGTCTTTCAACAACGCTGGAAGATGCAAATTGGGATTTTTACAGCAAAACCATGGGTGGTGCTGTAGAACAAGAACCTATGGAAGAACGTGCGCTTGATGTGGTGAATGGTACCGTTGGAGAAGCTTTAGGTAAATTATATGTGGACGAGAAATTCCCTAAAGAAGCAAAAGACAAGGCTCTTGAAATGATAGACTATGTCAAAAAAGCTTATGAAGTACGTATCAATGCACTGGACTGGATGAGCGCTGATACTAAAAAGAAGGCCATTGACAAACTCAATGGGATGACCATCAAAATAGGATATCCAGACAAATGGAAAGACTATAGCGCCATGGAAATTACCAGCCCTGAAAAAGGAGGTACTCTTTTTGACAATATGATGGCCGTGATTCAATGGAATCGTGAGGACAACCTAGACAATTTAGGCGAGCCAGTTGATAAAAGCGAGTGGTTCATGTCACCACAAACAGTAAACGCTTACTACAATCCTTATTACAACGAAATCGTTTTCCCTGCTGCGATCCTACAACCGCCATTCTATGATTACAATGCAGATGCTGCGATCAACTTTGGTGGTATGGGCGCTGTGATAGGACATGAAATCTCTCATGGTTTTGACGATACTGGTGCTCGATTTGATGCCGCTGGTAACATGACCAACTGGTGGACAGATGAGGACAATACAAAATTTGAAGGATTGGGAACTAATCTGGCAGATCAGTACAGCGCTATAGAAGTGATGCCGGAAGTATTTATCAACGGTAAATTCACGTTAGGTGAGAATATTGGTGATCTTGGTGGTGTGAATGCCGCTTATGATGCCTTGGAAATGTGGTTGGAAGATAAGGGCAGACCAGAAAAAGATATTGATGGCTACACGCAGGAACAACGGTTTTTTATAAGCTGGGCAACCGTGTGGCGCACAAAGATGCGTGACGAGGCGCTACAACAACGCATTAAGGGCGATGTGCACTCACCAGGAATGTATCGTGGTTATGTACCACTTCAAAACATACAGGCTTTCTATGAGGCTTTTGATATCAAAGAAGGTGATGGAATGTACGTCAAACCAGAAGATCGCGTGATCATCTGGTAA
- a CDS encoding 3'-5' exonuclease, whose amino-acid sequence MIHKLTLENILFLDIETVPQHENFEDLKPIDQELFSQKTQYQRRDEFSPAEFYERAGIWAEFGKIICISVGFFRESSSGRTLRVHSYNGDEKQLLIEFAQMLEEHFSRREHLLCGHNAKEFDFPFIARRMIIHGLELPAKLNLFGKKPWEIPHLDTMELWKFGDYKHYTSLKLLTRILGIESPKDDIDGSQVRNVYYNEKDVERITRYCERDVIAVAQVVLKLRNENLLQDDQIIIK is encoded by the coding sequence ATGATTCATAAGCTGACTCTTGAAAATATCCTTTTTCTGGATATTGAAACAGTTCCTCAACATGAAAATTTTGAGGACCTGAAACCTATAGATCAAGAGTTGTTTTCTCAAAAAACTCAATATCAACGCCGTGATGAATTCTCACCAGCAGAATTCTATGAGCGTGCAGGAATCTGGGCAGAATTCGGTAAAATCATTTGTATTTCTGTTGGATTCTTTAGAGAATCATCATCTGGTAGAACCTTAAGAGTACACAGTTATAATGGCGATGAAAAGCAATTATTGATTGAATTTGCTCAAATGCTAGAAGAGCATTTCTCAAGACGTGAGCATCTACTTTGCGGTCACAATGCAAAGGAATTTGATTTCCCCTTTATCGCCAGGCGCATGATTATCCATGGTTTGGAACTACCTGCAAAGCTTAATCTATTTGGTAAGAAGCCATGGGAAATTCCACATCTTGATACGATGGAGTTGTGGAAATTTGGTGACTATAAGCATTATACAAGTTTGAAATTACTGACTCGTATTTTAGGAATAGAATCACCTAAAGATGATATAGATGGTTCACAGGTGAGAAATGTCTATTATAATGAAAAGGATGTAGAACGTATTACTCGCTATTGTGAACGTGATGTAATTGCTGTGGCGCAAGTAGTTCTCAAGTTACGTAATGAAAACCTATTGCAGGATGACCAGATCATCATCAAATAA
- the def gene encoding peptide deformylase yields the protein MKSKIYIVAVMMLVSFAFAKAQQSNQFSNTQHAIIMSDEATAPMRVFKITKESDSLLLRQNSIAVDVDPKDKTLQRLVDRMYATVRDSMSLGAGIAAPQVGVLKRIAWVQRFDKPEFPFEVILNPVIKQYSKKKQECREGCLSIPDRRDTLNSRAYAILVEYDTMKNEHVVEMVEDFTAVIFQHEIDHLNGILYLDHLAEEQREAAESN from the coding sequence ATGAAATCAAAAATTTATATCGTTGCAGTGATGATGTTGGTGAGTTTCGCTTTCGCGAAAGCGCAACAATCCAACCAATTTTCAAATACGCAACACGCGATCATCATGAGTGATGAGGCAACAGCACCCATGCGGGTTTTTAAAATTACCAAAGAATCAGATTCCCTTCTATTGCGCCAGAATAGTATCGCGGTAGATGTCGATCCCAAAGACAAAACGCTACAGCGACTGGTCGATCGTATGTATGCCACCGTGAGGGATAGCATGTCACTGGGCGCTGGAATTGCGGCACCGCAAGTAGGAGTTCTTAAGCGCATCGCCTGGGTGCAACGCTTTGACAAGCCAGAATTTCCTTTTGAGGTGATTTTGAATCCAGTGATTAAACAATACTCCAAGAAAAAACAGGAATGTCGTGAAGGATGTCTGTCCATTCCTGACCGTCGCGACACGCTCAACTCGCGAGCTTATGCGATTCTAGTAGAATATGATACCATGAAGAATGAACACGTTGTTGAAATGGTGGAGGATTTTACCGCAGTGATATTTCAACATGAGATTGATCACCTCAATGGGATTCTTTATTTGGATCATTTAGCCGAAGAGCAACGAGAAGCAGCTGAAAGTAATTAA